In the genome of Fusarium poae strain DAOMC 252244 chromosome 1, whole genome shotgun sequence, the window GAGCTACACATTCGTAGATGAACCAATAAACAACCAGCAACAGGACACAGTTCCACTTACACCACGACTTTGGGCCACCCTTGGACACACTGTCGGGTTTAGAGACCCGGCTCTCGGTACAAACACTGCACCCAAAAGGCCCCAGAACTTAGAAGGGGGCTTGATTGCTCCGGCAGGACGGGCGCACATGGAGACTTTTTGATAGTAACTTGGGACGGGGGAGGACGCCTTCAGAAGAGACGGCATCAGAGACAAGACCCAGTctagcccagcccagcccaacTCAGCCCATAGTACATAAAACAGAAACAAAGAAATACCAGCccttgcttcttctctttatGGGCGGTGTAAAAAAGCAAGGAACAGTAAGACTACTCTATATTACGTTAGcagaaaagaaataaagGCCTACCATCCTGTCGGATCATCAAGCTCGATATGTCCTAGATAGCCTATAGCACCAAAACTACCTGTTACTATTACTACTCGGCGTTCTTTACCACTAACTTAGTAGTCTAGtgtctaggtacctaggtaggtaggtctACCACCACCAGCCCGACTTTACCTCTACCTACTCCACCCCAGTAATGAAGCGGCGTCAACGCCTGTTCATCGTCCACCCTAGTTAGCGCAATGCGGATGCCTTCATATTACTTAGGTCGACCTGCTCGCCCCTGCTCCATCCCGATTGTTTCTATCTTTGCTTCTACCTCTACTTCCATCTCTACCAACCATTCATCTAACATTATCTCCATTTttcttcaatcaatcatTCAACCACtctctctccctctctctctctccaaTATCTCTTTCAACCTTGATGGGGCAAATCATTTCCCGCCTTTAGCTCGAGCCTTGTGCGAGCCTCACACAGCACGTCACCAGAGAGATAAAGAGGCAAcacaaacaacaacaacaagaattCACTGCGTCCACTTTGATCACAAACACAACAATGTCGTCCGAAAAAGCGACGTCGGCCCATTCGCCATTATCGCCACCAGGCTCACCCTCAACCAAACAAATCCAGCCTCAATCAATTGATGTTCTTGCATCTCAGCTCGGCAGCTCATCTCTAAGCCAATACCATCACAACTCTACCCTTTCATCATCAAACCTACCGGAATCTGCTCTCTCGCCCATCTCATTACCTGACGACGATGTCGTCAACGTTTCCTCAATGCTCTCCCAGTATCACTCCAGGTCAATGGAGATTGATGCCGACCATGACAGCAACATGGTAACATTGCAGAACAACTCCACCTCAGGTCAACAGACAGTCCCCACGACCTCTACAGATACGCCTTTCGGTCACTTATCGCATATTGCCGTCGATCCCGATGCCCTTGCGGAAGCCCCAGCAACTATCACAACATCAATGTGCAGACCCAATGCTTTTGGTGGCTTCGAAGTAGATGAAGGATACtgcgaagatgatgacgacttCTCGTGGCTTCCATCAGTAGCGTCGCTGAGAGCGGCTAGCACGCCAGATGGGGTCAAGAAGCGTTATGATTTAGGTTACAGAAGATCAGTCGATGCTGCAAGTCGCTGCCGCAACACCATCCACAGTGTCCCACGGATGCGACGACGTGACAAGAAGAGGAGCAAACATTCTCAATCAATCGCAGGTTCTCTAGGGCCACGCTCCGATTCCCAAGCGTCGTCAATGGTTGCGGCACAATAGAGTATGTCTGCATTGCATTTGTCACTGGCGTTTTTGGTAGACGCTGGCGGCATGGCCGATACTCGACCCGCTTAGAAGGGCTGGTCTACGACACGGCGGCGTTAACATTCTATGAGCATTTACATAAGCGAAGCATCCGCCCTTTCGGGACATAACTATGGATGATTGGGCTACGGCggttttttttctcttccttttcttcaaaTGTATCGAGATTTAGACTGGTTGGCTGGTTGTCTGTTTATTATCTTTTGGGAATTTCCACAGCTTGGCGTATGGGTATCACGACAAGGAGCATATTTTGTTTTATCAAGGATCATGTATACGGCGTTTGAACTCGGATATTGGAAGACAGGACTACCACGAGGCGCGTCACGACAGGTGAATCCCCGGCCAGGGTTCAAGGGTCCCGGCCAGGAAGCCGGGATGACCACACATTACACTGCATCGATTGTGCGACCAAAGGTGGTCAGTGTGTCAGTATTAGTATCATCTTGTATTTTAGCAGAGCATCACACAACGTTGGGTCTTGGAAAGACACCGACGACATCTCCAGAATGGCAATGGAATGAATACAACAAAGATGCGGAAAGTCACGCAAAACACCAAGCAAGTATCATGTGAAAGAGTCGAATCCTGAGTGGTGACGGCATAGAAGCTGTAGGTTTTTACTCTATCAAGACAAGAAGGTTGTATGTTACcacaagaagagaaaatagGTGTAGACGGGCTCGATTTTGCTAAGACCCTTTTTCGAAACTTTATCGGGACACACGGCTGGCTGATTTGAAGCCATCACCAACCGGGCCGGGCGGGTTATCCACTGACAAATCAATCAAGTGATCATGTCCAACATTCTTGAgataaaaagccggcaatgGCGCCTTAATTTCACCCGAAATCCTGTTTACTCTTgtcctcttttttttgtGCCGTCGCGCCATATCCACATATCCCGTCAgtccatccatcatcacaTCGTACGACCCCGTAGAATGAATAGGCTAGCTAGAATGATGTGTAGTATTTATCAATTTACAGTAAGGCCTGGTCAATAGCGAAAAGCTTCACActcgaaaaaagaaaggtttCATCGGCCAAGATGGTCTGGGCACGTaaagagacagagagagagggagagaaaaaaaaaaaaacgatGTGGATAACGGTGAATGCCAAATTCAGATTCAGGTTACTTTAGTGAGGCCTCATGACAAAGTGAGTCCGAACGGAATAACGAGACTTGACTCAACAAAAAAAGTGAAGAGATTTTCAATGTTTACTATGAAAAGTCATGAGTCGTTGATGAGGTGATGAGATCAAGACATTTAAATGGtgaagaaacagaaaaagAACATTCTTGAAGTGAGACAAGTTTAAGATTTTCAATTGTTTTTAATTGAATAACTACTATACAGATAGATCGTGTATGCGGGTCGATCGGAGTATACGAGATCTCAGctatagttaaaactacttattaagactctgcttattatagggcatattatttatattcacttagataattattatataatatatttatataatatttattaatctttagagaaagtctttaattaagcttaaaatttcctattaaacttaaaataattatataaaaatgtAAAAGACTAGCTCTTAAGCAGCTACTTTTAGGAtgttaataatagtattattagacttaaaaaggaaaagaaaaggatataTAGAAATCCTATACTTCCTCCTTAAGGTCCTCTCTCTAGGTTCTCTTTAGGTCCTTATATAATCCCTTCTTATCTAATTAGCCTTAGGCTTAAGCTAAAGCTTAAGcccttaataaaaaaattaatattttaaaattctaataattctaattaactttattattttaattattataattaaataaataattaattatttattataaattattaaataatttaaatatctttataatataaataattatttttaagtttataatttaaagtatataattatttaattatattatctttaaaaatacttttttttatattaataatttaattttttaatttaatttttaatataaaatattaaattattcttttttttataatatttaattaatataatttaatttaataaaatataaaaaaattaaaatttaataattaaattaaattaatataatattaagcttattattatatatattattaattttaatatttttaagctttttttaattaaaaattaattaatataaatctttaatttattttttattattaattaatataataattaatttttctttattattatattaattattatttctatagattaaagctttaaaattattatttataaaattaaagcttatttaatagaatatatttatataaattattaataattaattattattatataaataattaattaaaataatttatatattatattaattttaaatattaatattaataatttctttatttttattattatattataaaaaaaaaagaattttttattatctatttaaagcttatattcttatataaggtttagacttatattaagccttatagtattactgCTCTtactactattaatactattatattattattaaatttctaagcttatggCTTTATTTGCTATAAGTTACACATTTTAATACAAGATCTCAGTTACTGTCGCAATGACTTTCTTCTCCCAAGTGGagagagatggagatggaggggCCGGGACTGTCAGATCTGGATGATCTTCCCTCCCCAGGCCCATGCCCCTGTAAAAACATGCAATGCAACCATTTTGGCTGCCGGCTGCAAGGTACAGGACAGGGCCCTTAAGGTCCAGGGCAGGCACAGGCCCAATGCTACTgtaagtactaaggtaggtacctacctatcgaCTAAGGTACCCGTCGTCCACTCAGTAAAACCTTGAGCTCCATCTATCATCTGTGATGGAATCATTCACGGTTGTGATGCGCAAAGTGATGCAATATCAACAACCAAGATCTTCGCTTAGACGTCATCATGTAAATCATTCACTCGTCAATCTCTCCTGTCAATCACTGCAAGCTTGATGGGATCTTCAGGCAAACGCTTGCTCATCACTAACCGGGCCCAACTCAAAGCCCCTCCCCTCCCTCCCTCCTTTCAACTCAACTCTCGGCTGCCTATCAAATCAAACGCTCTCATACAAAGTGCAAACTTCCAAGAGAGAACTGCCCACCTTGGGCTAACGTAGGTACACCCGTAAACTCTACCTTAGCCCGCCCCCAGCGCCTCTGCCTCTCTACCTCTAGCCCCTAGCCCCGAGTGGCTTCGGCCATCTAGAGCATCACCACCTGTCCGATGTCAGGGGGTGTTCAGGTCCAGGCTCAATGCCCAGGGTTGCTTCATACATAACTCTTTGTCCAAAGTTGTTAAAAATAATCACTGAAAACACTGTcatattcttcatctttaTCTTAATCTTCTAGATATAGAAACATATTCTTGTAATCAATCAGCATTTGTCGCACAAAGGGATCGTCCCTTTTTTATTCCCATCTAGAACAGACAAAGGGAGGGGGTCAATCATCGGTTCATGACACGAGAGCCATTCTCAATGGAATGCTCCCTCATAGCGCCGTGCATTCCTCCCGTTGTCGCACTCAAACTGCTTCGCCCAAGTGACAACGCAACGCAGAGCAAAGTAGAGCAGCGCAACGGTCTCGTTGCTGAGCCAGAATGAATTCGTGGACCTCTCAACTCGCCAATCTTGCTTCATGTTGCCGTCTTGACCGTCAAATTCGCTATTAGTAAAATCACCAAAGACCAGACAGTCCTTGTTTTCACCCTCGTCGTGTCTCGCCCGTTTCTCTGGTGCCCGTTGCTGGCTTGTCCGTTGCTCCATTGACTTGACTTTGACCATCTCCACGCCTTGCCAGGTCTCGTTCGCTTACCGGCCGAGTCTCTTGTTGCTCGTCTTGAACTTTGTTTTGCTGCCTCTGACTGGCTCCAGCCTATCGCCTCTCTTCTCGCTATCACTCAAAGGCCCAAGGCTCCTTCATTTCATTCCCTCCGCTGCCATTCTTTTGGCTCTCATTTCATTCATGCCATCAACTTCCACTTCCACTTCGACATCTTCGTCGCCTTCATTAACTTTCTCAGCAAGCCCACGGTGACTCGCTTGGCTGACCACGCCTCCACTGCCACCTTACTCAACTTCACCCAGTATAGCCGAACAACAGTGCAATATACCAATGGCCTCCTGGACGCTGCCCTATCGGGTCGAGGCTGTCGACCGCGACCCGGCCTTCCACTGGCTTGAAATCGAAGACGGACAACATAACGATGGATCAACCGACTTCTTTGGCCAGTTTATCAACTTTGACAGCGAAATCTCATCCTCCATGGCCGAGGCTCATGGTCTGCCCACCTTGGCCGATGGACTCATTCTTGGCCACCCTTCCGAGTCTACCGCGTCTGCCTCGTCGGGCGTTTCGACAACTGAAGATGAGTTTGACTTGTTTTCTTGTAGCTCTCAAGTCGATGCGACAGTTCCCTCTCAGCCTGGATCATCAGTCGCACCTGGCGCAATGCATGATGTTGATCCGCGTAGTCTCGCACTCGCGAACAGCAGTGGGCTGATGGTAGAGAAGCATTCCCTGGCACCCCGGGTCTCTATGTCGGACCCAGAACTGCCTCGAGTTGATGGTATCTCACTTCAGTCTTCTCCCGGCAGACGGGTACCTGTTTCGCAACCATCATCACCGACACCTCCCAACACCATGACTAGGAAATCCAACAAATTCGTCGAAGCACTCTCATCAACGATTCGAAAAGCCAACAAACTCCGAAAGCCAAGAAAGCCCATCGCCATGGACCGTCCTGGATCTCCGACTATGGATAACCCCCCTCGTGCGTTGAGACTTCAGCATCACGAGTATCATGGAAACGACGCATTCCCTCCGTCGCCAACATGCGGGCCGGATAGCACCAACTTTGTTCACGGGTTTTGCGACGACCCGTTTGACGAAATTCCTCAACAGCATCCTAACAACAACCTCCGTTTCTTCAACACCAACGGTATTCACACACCAGCAGAGTCTCCGGGAGTCAAGGCTGAGCCTGGCATGTACCAACCTGAAATGGCAGGACAAGTTCCTCAGGCAGCTTGGCAGCATCAGCAACACCCGCATGCCCACCCTCACCACCCACAGACACATGCCCACCCTCACCCTcaccctcatcctcatccccaTCAACAAGTAGTTGCTGGCCATCCCCACCAACAGCCCGTCGCCGTTGTAGGCTCAGCACCCGAAACATGGCCGGGACATGAGTACATGGCTCAGAACGCTCATCAAAGTGGATGGTGGGATTTGAATCTCCTTAATCAGAATGGCGAgtatgttgttgttgacccCCAACAACAAAAGAATGCCAACCTCAACCTTGCCATGCATGCCCAGCACGCCGAGTTGCCGTACGAATATCAAGTCCACGATCCCAATTCGGCGGGCCTCATGATTCACATGCCACAACCGCGCAACGCTTCGGCGGCACATGACCTCGCGCTCAATGC includes:
- a CDS encoding hypothetical protein (BUSCO:22923at5125); the encoded protein is MASWTLPYRVEAVDRDPAFHWLEIEDGQHNDGSTDFFGQFINFDSEISSSMAEAHGLPTLADGLILGHPSESTASASSGVSTTEDEFDLFSCSSQVDATVPSQPGSSVAPGAMHDVDPRSLALANSSGLMVEKHSLAPRVSMSDPELPRVDGISLQSSPGRRVPVSQPSSPTPPNTMTRKSNKFVEALSSTIRKANKLRKPRKPIAMDRPGSPTMDNPPRALRLQHHEYHGNDAFPPSPTCGPDSTNFVHGFCDDPFDEIPQQHPNNNLRFFNTNGIHTPAESPGVKAEPGMYQPEMAGQVPQAAWQHQQHPHAHPHHPQTHAHPHPHPHPHPHQQVVAGHPHQQPVAVVGSAPETWPGHEYMAQNAHQSGWWDLNLLNQNGEYVVVDPQQQKNANLNLAMHAQHAELPYEYQVHDPNSAGLMIHMPQPRNASAAHDLALNAQTYLPPPPPIPPTTERHRPPRAPSSGARHLSCSPIRKTRQPSIPPTPTTAHSRHSSNGSVASARSASGRGMVPGTPTAMRKQRRSRDSSGGSVGEVGFVNFTPSDGGLLMTGVAPSGSSKTKARREREAMERRRRLSEAAMKAVQAAGGDVDKLMEQGFAF